In Nocardia sp. NBC_00403, one DNA window encodes the following:
- the dapA gene encoding 4-hydroxy-tetrahydrodipicolinate synthase, with the protein MTNGESTPTELRASGTVGVAMVTPFSAEGKLDVDAGVALAARLVERGVDLLAISGTTGESPTTTESEKADLLRAVVDAVGDRATVIAGAGTYDTAHSIELARNAQRAGAHGLLVVTPYYSRPTQAGLLAHFTAVADATDLPVTLYDIPPRSVIPIATDTIRKLAEHPRIVAVKDAKGDLNAGADLIATTDLAFYSGDDSLNLPWLSVGAVGFISVIGHLVPERLRALSDAWAAGDVVRAREINVSLLPLNAAMSRLGGVAMSKAGLRLLGVNVGEPRLPQLMPTAEQLDELSADLQIAGVLG; encoded by the coding sequence ATGACGAACGGTGAATCGACGCCAACGGAGCTGCGCGCGTCCGGCACAGTAGGTGTCGCGATGGTGACCCCCTTCAGTGCCGAGGGCAAGCTCGATGTCGATGCCGGCGTTGCGCTGGCGGCCCGTCTGGTCGAGCGCGGCGTCGATCTGCTCGCGATCTCCGGCACCACCGGTGAATCGCCCACCACCACCGAATCCGAGAAGGCCGATCTGCTGCGTGCCGTTGTCGATGCCGTCGGCGACCGTGCCACCGTGATCGCAGGTGCGGGCACCTACGACACCGCGCATTCCATCGAACTCGCGCGCAACGCGCAGCGGGCAGGCGCCCATGGTCTCCTGGTGGTGACCCCGTACTACTCGCGTCCCACCCAGGCCGGCCTGCTTGCTCACTTCACCGCCGTCGCCGACGCCACCGACCTGCCGGTCACGCTGTACGACATTCCGCCGCGCTCGGTGATCCCCATCGCCACCGACACCATCCGCAAGCTCGCCGAGCACCCGCGCATCGTCGCGGTGAAGGACGCCAAGGGTGACCTGAACGCGGGCGCGGACCTGATCGCCACGACTGATCTGGCCTTCTACTCCGGCGACGACTCGCTGAACCTGCCCTGGCTGTCGGTCGGCGCCGTCGGATTCATCAGCGTCATCGGGCATCTCGTGCCTGAACGGCTGCGCGCGCTGAGCGACGCATGGGCCGCGGGCGACGTGGTGCGTGCCAGGGAGATCAACGTCAGTCTGTTGCCGTTGAACGCGGCGATGTCCCGGCTCGGTGGTGTCGCCATGAGCAAAGCCGGGCTGCGATTGCTCGGCGTAAACGTAGGGGAGCCACGGTTGCCACAGCTGATGCCCACCGCCGAACAGCTCGACGAGCTGTCCGCTGACCTGCAGATTGCCGGGGTGCTCGGATGA
- a CDS encoding winged helix-turn-helix domain-containing protein yields the protein MRKMSAAAARRTALAAQGFGRRKPVAPTRRTVLDVLGRTQLLQLDSVSAVVRAHYAPVFSRIGDYDRALLDEAAWSNGVRRPRKLVEYWAHEAALIPVEDWPLMRWRMAKYDHGRWEGMRRAVERNPTLGRDILDVITEVGAATAGEVERHLELDKPRPKGSWWNLSDTKMICEQLFAKGSLSVDKRVGFARHYDLVERVIPPEVLARNVSEEEAIRELTRRAATALGVATEADLRDYYRTHRTQTEPAIAELVDAGELEQVEVAGWDKPAYLRVGAATPRRIEGAALLCPFDPLIFFRARTERLFDFHYRIEIYTPEPKRVHGYYVFPFLLNGELVGRVDLRAERATGRLLVPGAFAEPGYRTPETVAALTEALREMADWLELDKVVIGDRGDLAPLL from the coding sequence ATGCGGAAGATGAGTGCGGCGGCGGCGCGACGAACAGCGTTGGCCGCGCAGGGGTTCGGCAGGCGCAAACCGGTCGCGCCGACCCGCCGGACGGTGCTCGATGTGCTGGGCAGAACACAACTGCTGCAACTGGATTCGGTGTCCGCGGTGGTGCGCGCACACTATGCGCCGGTGTTCAGCCGGATCGGCGACTACGACCGCGCACTGCTGGACGAGGCCGCCTGGAGCAACGGGGTGCGACGGCCGCGCAAACTCGTCGAGTACTGGGCGCACGAGGCGGCTTTGATCCCGGTCGAGGACTGGCCGTTGATGCGGTGGCGGATGGCGAAATACGACCACGGTCGCTGGGAGGGCATGAGGCGGGCGGTGGAACGCAATCCCACCCTCGGCAGGGACATCCTGGATGTCATCACCGAGGTCGGTGCGGCGACTGCCGGGGAGGTGGAGCGCCACCTGGAACTGGACAAGCCACGCCCCAAGGGTTCCTGGTGGAATCTCAGCGATACGAAAATGATCTGCGAGCAGCTCTTCGCCAAGGGCTCGCTGTCGGTGGACAAACGGGTCGGCTTCGCCCGGCATTACGATCTGGTGGAGCGGGTGATTCCGCCGGAAGTCTTGGCGCGCAACGTATCCGAGGAAGAGGCGATCCGCGAGCTGACGCGGCGCGCGGCAACCGCGCTCGGTGTCGCGACCGAGGCCGATCTGCGCGACTACTACCGGACCCATCGCACCCAGACCGAACCGGCCATCGCCGAGTTGGTGGACGCGGGGGAACTGGAACAGGTCGAGGTCGCGGGCTGGGACAAACCCGCCTACCTGCGCGTCGGCGCCGCGACACCGCGCCGGATCGAGGGCGCGGCCCTGCTGTGCCCGTTCGATCCGCTGATCTTCTTCCGGGCGCGCACCGAACGGCTCTTCGACTTCCACTATCGGATCGAGATCTACACACCGGAACCCAAACGGGTGCACGGCTACTACGTCTTCCCGTTCCTGCTCAACGGTGAACTCGTCGGCCGGGTCGACCTGCGCGCCGAGCGCGCGACCGGGCGGCTGCTCGTTCCCGGCGCGTTCGCCGAGCCCGGTTACCGCACACCGGAGACGGTGGCCGCGCTCACCGAGGCACTGCGTGAGATGGCGGACTGGCTGGAGCTGGACAAAGTGGTGATCGGTGACCGCGGGGACCTCGCCCCACTGTTGTGA
- the dapB gene encoding 4-hydroxy-tetrahydrodipicolinate reductase, whose translation MTIRVGVLGARGKVGQAICAAVEAATDLELVAAVDKDDSLEAFTQSNTQVVVDFTHPDVVMGNLKFLVERGIHAVVGTTGFDAARLDEVRGWLAERPATGVLIAPNFAIGAVLSMRFAEQAARFFESVEVIELHHPNKADAPSGTAYRTAGLIAAARERAGVGPGPDATSTELEGARGADVDGVRVHSVRLAGLVAHQEVLFGTQGETLTIRHDSIDRNSFAPGVLLGVREIANRPGLTVGLDPLLDL comes from the coding sequence GTGACCATTCGGGTCGGAGTGCTCGGTGCACGCGGGAAAGTCGGACAGGCGATCTGTGCGGCGGTGGAGGCGGCGACCGATCTGGAGCTGGTTGCTGCCGTCGACAAGGACGATTCGCTCGAGGCGTTCACCCAGTCGAACACGCAGGTCGTTGTCGATTTCACGCACCCGGACGTGGTAATGGGGAACCTGAAGTTCCTGGTGGAGCGTGGGATCCACGCGGTGGTCGGCACCACCGGTTTCGATGCTGCTCGGCTCGACGAGGTGCGCGGCTGGCTGGCCGAGCGCCCGGCGACCGGCGTGCTGATCGCGCCCAACTTCGCGATCGGCGCGGTGCTGTCCATGCGTTTTGCCGAACAGGCCGCCCGGTTCTTCGAATCGGTCGAGGTGATCGAGCTGCATCACCCGAACAAGGCCGATGCGCCCTCGGGCACCGCCTACCGCACTGCCGGGCTGATCGCGGCCGCGCGCGAACGTGCGGGCGTCGGTCCCGGTCCGGACGCCACCAGCACTGAACTCGAGGGTGCGCGCGGTGCCGATGTCGACGGGGTGCGGGTGCATTCGGTACGCCTGGCCGGGCTGGTCGCGCATCAAGAGGTGCTGTTCGGTACCCAGGGCGAAACCCTCACTATCCGGCACGATTCCATCGACAGGAACTCCTTCGCGCCCGGCGTGCTGCTCGGGGTCAGGGAGATCGCTAACCGCCCCGGCCTGACCGTCGGACTCGACCCGTTGCTGGATCTGTGA
- a CDS encoding MarR family winged helix-turn-helix transcriptional regulator, producing the protein MMAEKRPIGYWLKELDRLINERFDEDLAAGELSRRHWQMLHSLAEGARPAGEIRDALAPFWTHAGEWEQEVAQLVERGFVVADSGTLSLTAAGRATHDEAFIRIGRRRRAMVEGITDEQYLETVRMLEKMAGNMAAGA; encoded by the coding sequence ATGATGGCTGAGAAGCGCCCGATCGGGTACTGGCTCAAGGAACTCGATCGACTGATCAATGAGCGATTCGACGAGGATCTCGCCGCGGGTGAACTCAGTCGCAGGCACTGGCAGATGCTGCACTCGCTGGCCGAGGGGGCGCGTCCGGCAGGCGAGATCCGTGATGCCCTCGCGCCGTTCTGGACGCATGCGGGGGAATGGGAGCAGGAGGTCGCGCAGTTGGTGGAGCGCGGCTTCGTCGTCGCGGATTCGGGCACGCTGTCGCTGACCGCTGCGGGCCGCGCAACGCATGACGAAGCGTTCATCCGAATCGGCCGCCGACGACGTGCGATGGTCGAGGGCATCACCGACGAGCAGTACCTCGAGACGGTGCGCATGCTCGAAAAGATGGCCGGAAATATGGCTGCTGGTGCCTAG
- a CDS encoding DUF4189 domain-containing protein, whose protein sequence is MKKFVTGAAIMAATVGSVLATAAPAQAAYGYYGAIAVSNDGDYAISNNYGSYSAAENSAVSACGYGCSVLISWTNGCGVLASSSSQWSASARASYSAAKSAALSRVPGGYVVDWRCTSGYSL, encoded by the coding sequence GTGAAGAAATTCGTCACCGGTGCCGCCATCATGGCGGCAACGGTTGGATCTGTGCTGGCCACCGCGGCTCCCGCGCAAGCCGCGTACGGGTACTACGGCGCCATTGCCGTCTCCAACGACGGGGACTACGCGATCTCGAACAACTACGGCAGCTACTCGGCCGCGGAGAATTCCGCCGTGTCGGCCTGTGGCTACGGTTGCTCGGTGCTGATCTCGTGGACCAACGGCTGCGGTGTCCTCGCCAGCTCGTCGTCGCAGTGGAGCGCATCCGCTCGCGCCAGCTACTCCGCCGCCAAATCGGCCGCGTTGAGCCGGGTGCCCGGCGGCTATGTCGTGGACTGGCGCTGCACCAGCGGCTACTCGCTGTAA
- a CDS encoding ribonuclease J: protein MSEPLARRPRRTASRAAGAPAPAPAPAPAKRAAQPAPQDSPVELDSMVEAAAAAQFETAGQAASTVQTAGTTQSGARRAKQAAPDKTPAKRTAAKKSAAGEQQAPAKKPGRARQQSGRGRAEQAPARPVDRPIADRLGAPPKLPKNGLRVFALGGIGEIGRNMTVFEYGGKLLIVDCGVLFPEDQQPGVDLILPDFRPIEDRIDDVVAVVLTHGHEDHIGAVPFLLRLRPDIPVIGSKFTLALVAAKCKEHRQRPKLTEVAEGERTTHGPFECEYFAVNHSIPDAIAVAIRTPAGVVLHTGDIKLDQLPLDGRLTDLAGFSRLGDEGVDLFLVDSTNAEVPGFVTPEREIGGVLDTVIGKARNRVIVASFASHVHRIQQVVDVAQKYGRRVCFVGRSMVRNMEIAQDLGYLTVPDSVVVDLDVAATLPGDRLVLISTGSQGEPLSALSRMARGEHRQINIRQDDLVVLASSLIPGNENSVFAVVNGLARLGATVITQQNAKVHVSGHASAGELLYLYNAVRPTNAMPVHGEWRHLRANAALAIATGVPEDRVVLAEDGVVVDLVDGIASIVGRVPVGHVYVDGLSVGDVGESTLSDRLVLGEGGFISITVAVDSSTGKAVSTPEVSGRGFSDDPTALTDAAELVEAELLRLAGEGVTDTHRIAQSVRRVVGRWVADVYRRRPMIVPTVIGV from the coding sequence ATGAGCGAACCACTAGCACGCCGTCCCCGCCGGACCGCTTCCCGTGCCGCGGGCGCCCCCGCCCCCGCCCCCGCCCCCGCCCCGGCCAAGCGCGCTGCGCAGCCGGCTCCACAGGACAGCCCGGTGGAGCTCGACAGCATGGTCGAGGCCGCCGCTGCGGCGCAGTTCGAGACGGCCGGACAGGCCGCGAGCACCGTGCAGACCGCGGGCACAACGCAATCCGGCGCCCGGCGTGCCAAGCAGGCCGCACCGGACAAGACGCCCGCCAAGAGAACCGCGGCCAAGAAGTCCGCTGCCGGCGAGCAGCAAGCGCCTGCGAAGAAGCCGGGACGTGCCCGCCAGCAGTCCGGCCGGGGTCGCGCCGAACAGGCTCCCGCCCGCCCGGTCGATCGCCCCATCGCCGATCGCCTGGGTGCACCGCCGAAGTTGCCCAAGAACGGTCTGCGTGTCTTCGCCCTTGGCGGCATCGGTGAAATCGGCCGCAACATGACCGTATTCGAGTACGGCGGCAAGCTGCTGATCGTCGACTGCGGTGTGCTGTTCCCCGAGGACCAGCAGCCCGGCGTCGACCTGATCCTGCCCGACTTCCGGCCCATCGAGGACCGGATCGACGATGTCGTGGCCGTGGTGCTCACCCACGGCCACGAGGACCACATCGGCGCGGTGCCCTTCCTGCTACGGCTGCGGCCCGACATCCCGGTCATCGGCTCGAAGTTCACCCTCGCGCTGGTCGCCGCCAAGTGCAAGGAGCACCGTCAGCGTCCGAAGCTCACCGAGGTCGCCGAGGGTGAGCGCACCACACACGGTCCGTTCGAGTGTGAGTACTTCGCGGTCAACCACTCGATCCCGGATGCCATCGCGGTGGCCATTCGCACCCCCGCCGGCGTCGTGCTGCACACGGGCGATATCAAGCTCGACCAGCTGCCCCTCGACGGTCGCCTCACCGACCTGGCCGGGTTCTCTCGCCTCGGCGACGAGGGCGTCGACCTGTTCCTCGTCGACTCCACCAATGCCGAGGTGCCCGGTTTCGTCACGCCGGAACGCGAGATCGGCGGCGTTCTGGACACGGTGATCGGCAAGGCACGCAACCGCGTGATCGTCGCGTCGTTCGCCAGCCATGTGCACCGCATCCAGCAGGTCGTCGATGTCGCGCAGAAATATGGGCGGCGAGTGTGCTTCGTCGGGCGCTCGATGGTCCGCAATATGGAGATCGCCCAGGATCTCGGGTACCTGACGGTCCCGGACTCCGTCGTGGTCGATCTCGATGTCGCTGCGACCCTGCCAGGGGACCGGCTGGTGCTGATCTCGACCGGCTCGCAGGGTGAGCCGCTCTCAGCGCTGTCGCGGATGGCGCGCGGCGAACACCGACAGATCAACATCCGTCAGGACGACTTGGTTGTGCTGGCCTCCTCGCTCATCCCGGGCAACGAGAACTCGGTCTTCGCCGTGGTCAACGGCCTGGCCAGGCTCGGCGCCACGGTGATCACCCAGCAGAACGCGAAGGTCCACGTCTCCGGACACGCCTCCGCGGGCGAACTGCTGTACCTGTACAACGCGGTCCGGCCGACCAACGCCATGCCGGTGCACGGGGAATGGCGGCATTTGCGTGCCAACGCCGCACTGGCCATTGCTACCGGCGTGCCGGAGGACCGAGTCGTGCTCGCCGAGGACGGCGTCGTGGTCGACCTGGTCGACGGGATCGCCTCGATCGTCGGACGGGTTCCGGTCGGGCACGTCTACGTCGATGGTCTTTCGGTCGGCGATGTCGGCGAATCGACCCTGTCGGACCGGCTGGTGCTCGGCGAGGGCGGGTTCATCTCGATCACCGTCGCAGTCGACTCGTCGACCGGCAAGGCGGTCAGCACTCCTGAGGTGAGTGGCCGCGGGTTCTCCGACGACCCGACCGCCCTCACCGACGCCGCGGAACTGGTCGAGGCCGAACTGTTGCGGCTGGCAGGCGAGGGCGTCACCGACACGCATCGCATCGCGCAGAGCGTGCGCCGCGTGGTCGGGCGTTGGGTGGCCGACGTCTACCGCCGCCGCCCGATGATCGTGCCCACCGTCATCGGGGTCTAG
- a CDS encoding MarR family winged helix-turn-helix transcriptional regulator, translating to MAMEEHDVVIAAVEAAMVRIRRRQTRGALAQKSPVPVAVFRVLDAVAESESATVGTLAPALGVDQPRASRLVAQSVSSGLLERVADQHDGRRGVLRLTPGGASLVAAARDGRRAAMATAMADWTADERTEFARLLGRFVDALDNPAAGRRGP from the coding sequence ATGGCAATGGAAGAGCACGACGTGGTTATTGCAGCGGTCGAAGCGGCGATGGTCCGAATCCGGCGCAGGCAAACCCGCGGCGCGCTGGCGCAGAAGTCCCCCGTACCCGTCGCCGTGTTCCGCGTCCTCGACGCCGTGGCCGAATCCGAATCCGCCACTGTCGGAACGTTGGCGCCCGCATTGGGTGTCGACCAGCCACGCGCGAGCCGCCTTGTCGCGCAGTCAGTTTCGTCCGGACTACTGGAGCGGGTAGCCGACCAGCACGATGGCCGCCGGGGTGTGCTGCGCCTCACCCCCGGCGGCGCAAGTCTGGTGGCCGCCGCGCGCGACGGCCGCCGCGCCGCCATGGCCACCGCGATGGCGGACTGGACCGCCGATGAACGCACCGAATTCGCCCGCCTACTCGGCCGTTTCGTCGACGCGCTCGACAACCCCGCCGCAGGGCGTCGAGGCCCCTGA
- a CDS encoding NAD(P)-dependent oxidoreductase, with the protein MTAGERTPVTVIGLGSTGSALAEAFVRAGHPTTVWNRSPEKAASLVARGAMLHDRIGEAVAASPLIVSCLTTFAATLDVLRPADGALTGRTIVTRNSGTPNAAREFASWAAGLGADFLGGAIKNVPAAVGNPDTLLYFGSDRAIFDRQVDTLRVLGGDVVHLGAEPDLAALYESAVGTTLLPALLGFLEEAAVLSARGYTAGSMVGYSTKWLQMIETLLPMLAAEIDARDYTRLGSSVDLFYAAIGYDEELGVEAGVDMSWHAPMHELLRRAVAEGYGEQSITALIEVLKKPVAAA; encoded by the coding sequence ATGACCGCTGGTGAGCGCACACCGGTGACCGTCATCGGGCTGGGTTCGACGGGCAGCGCGCTGGCCGAAGCTTTTGTCAGGGCGGGTCATCCGACCACCGTGTGGAACCGCAGCCCGGAGAAGGCGGCGTCGCTGGTGGCGCGGGGTGCGATGCTGCACGACCGGATCGGGGAGGCTGTCGCTGCCAGTCCGTTGATCGTCTCCTGCCTGACCACCTTCGCGGCCACCCTGGACGTCCTGCGGCCCGCCGATGGCGCGCTGACCGGACGGACCATTGTCACGCGGAACAGTGGGACTCCGAATGCTGCGCGCGAATTCGCGAGCTGGGCGGCGGGGCTTGGTGCCGATTTCCTGGGCGGCGCCATCAAGAATGTGCCTGCGGCGGTAGGGAATCCGGACACGTTGTTGTACTTCGGCAGTGACCGCGCGATATTCGATCGGCAGGTCGACACATTGCGCGTGCTGGGCGGTGACGTCGTCCATCTCGGCGCCGAACCCGATCTGGCCGCGCTGTACGAGTCGGCGGTCGGTACGACACTGTTGCCGGCATTGCTCGGGTTTCTCGAAGAGGCGGCCGTGCTGTCGGCGCGGGGCTACACCGCTGGCTCGATGGTGGGCTATTCGACCAAGTGGCTGCAGATGATCGAGACGCTGCTGCCGATGCTCGCCGCGGAGATCGATGCCCGGGATTACACCAGGCTGGGATCGTCCGTCGATCTGTTCTACGCGGCAATCGGCTATGACGAGGAGCTCGGTGTAGAGGCAGGCGTTGATATGTCCTGGCACGCACCGATGCATGAGCTGTTGCGGCGTGCCGTCGCGGAAGGGTATGGCGAACAGAGCATTACCGCGCTGATCGAAGTATTGAAGAAGCCTGTTGCCGCGGCGTAG
- a CDS encoding flavodoxin family protein: MPRLLIVHHTPSPHMQEMFEAVVSGATDPEIEGVEVIRRAALAVTPVDMLAADGYLLGTPANLGYMSGALKHAFDVCYYPCLDSTGGRPYGLYLHGNQGTEGAERAVESITTGMGWVKAAAPVVVSGPPTKNDIQRCWELGATVAAQLMS, translated from the coding sequence GTGCCCCGGTTGTTGATCGTTCATCACACACCCTCGCCGCACATGCAGGAGATGTTCGAGGCGGTGGTGTCCGGTGCGACGGACCCGGAGATCGAGGGTGTCGAGGTGATACGTCGCGCGGCACTGGCGGTGACACCGGTCGATATGTTGGCAGCCGACGGCTATCTGCTCGGGACACCGGCCAATCTCGGCTATATGTCCGGCGCACTCAAGCATGCCTTCGATGTGTGCTACTACCCGTGTCTCGACTCGACCGGCGGCCGCCCGTATGGGCTGTATCTGCACGGTAACCAGGGGACCGAGGGTGCAGAGCGGGCCGTCGAGAGCATCACCACAGGTATGGGCTGGGTCAAGGCCGCCGCCCCGGTAGTTGTTTCGGGGCCGCCGACGAAAAACGACATCCAGCGCTGCTGGGAGCTCGGCGCGACCGTCGCCGCGCAGCTCATGTCCTGA
- a CDS encoding alpha/beta fold hydrolase, which produces MTDPAGSVGSVRSYRRMLELAERVDEIMAGPAWQGPTLIFRADDDPVITTTQTDRLLELHPNCEYRTIRTGGHSLLISRPADYIALVTEFLSAT; this is translated from the coding sequence GTGACCGATCCGGCGGGCAGCGTCGGCTCTGTCCGGTCGTATCGGCGAATGCTCGAACTCGCCGAGCGCGTCGACGAAATCATGGCGGGTCCGGCATGGCAAGGACCCACGCTGATCTTCCGCGCCGACGACGACCCGGTCATCACCACTACGCAGACCGACCGCTTGCTCGAGCTGCATCCGAACTGTGAATATCGCACCATCCGGACCGGCGGCCACTCGCTGCTGATCAGCCGCCCTGCTGACTATATAGCCTTGGTGACCGAGTTCCTCAGCGCGACATAG
- a CDS encoding sensor histidine kinase has product MATGSRAAIARMTASSMLDTPAAADSVTLDRFRSSRWRRRVAAVSEENHAEPTADCILRRLGLAIGLGGLIVAVVELPDIADQSRFVSGGWTVLTVVLALGWFPVLAAVSLGRGRRVIRTVAGLAAVSFLAAMAAIPLAYAEPTSDPSTVWVYRVLALGVLAAALAWRPPLSVVYLIVAAADAALANRAVVAGGTTLSLIGDFARAVGLCAMFLWGSTFALASAARVDRESMLASKRAAAVAGAAARDREQARFAALIHDAVLSTLLDASRGGTESPVLRQQAERTLDQLDECRCGDSEPDHLDAQSVIGFLRSAVHEVNPGVRFTARRWAGLDDLRLPVDAAGTIAAALTEAVRNSLRHATAQGRSVQRAVTVTVSAGGIRVVFRDDGAGFDLDRVPVDRLGIAVSILGRMRQLAGGAGFVESQPGEGTTVTLVWGGDG; this is encoded by the coding sequence ATGGCTACCGGTTCCCGAGCGGCAATCGCGCGCATGACCGCGTCCAGCATGCTGGACACCCCTGCTGCCGCGGACTCCGTGACACTCGACCGTTTCCGGTCGAGTCGTTGGCGCCGTCGCGTTGCGGCAGTGTCCGAAGAAAACCATGCCGAGCCGACGGCCGACTGCATTCTGCGCAGACTCGGCCTGGCCATCGGCCTGGGCGGGTTGATCGTCGCGGTGGTAGAGCTGCCCGACATCGCCGACCAGAGCCGATTCGTCTCAGGTGGCTGGACCGTGTTGACCGTGGTCCTTGCGCTCGGCTGGTTTCCGGTGCTCGCCGCGGTATCGCTCGGGCGGGGCAGGCGGGTGATTCGCACGGTCGCCGGTCTCGCGGCGGTGAGTTTCCTTGCGGCCATGGCGGCTATCCCGCTCGCCTACGCCGAGCCCACCTCGGACCCGTCCACGGTGTGGGTGTATCGGGTGCTTGCGCTCGGTGTGCTTGCGGCCGCCTTGGCGTGGCGGCCGCCGCTGTCGGTCGTCTATCTGATTGTCGCAGCAGCGGATGCAGCGCTGGCGAATCGTGCCGTCGTGGCGGGCGGGACCACCTTGTCGCTGATCGGTGACTTCGCACGGGCCGTAGGACTGTGTGCGATGTTCCTATGGGGCTCCACCTTTGCGCTCGCATCGGCGGCCCGCGTCGACCGGGAATCAATGCTCGCGAGCAAGCGTGCCGCAGCCGTGGCGGGCGCCGCGGCCCGGGATCGTGAGCAGGCACGATTCGCCGCCCTGATCCACGATGCGGTGCTGTCGACCTTGCTCGATGCGTCCCGCGGCGGCACCGAGTCACCAGTGCTGCGCCAGCAGGCGGAGCGCACCCTCGACCAGCTCGACGAATGCCGTTGCGGCGACAGCGAACCCGATCACCTCGACGCGCAATCGGTGATCGGCTTCCTGCGCTCTGCGGTGCACGAGGTGAATCCGGGCGTCCGATTCACCGCGCGGCGTTGGGCCGGACTCGACGATTTGCGGTTGCCGGTAGACGCTGCGGGCACCATCGCCGCCGCGCTCACCGAGGCCGTGCGCAACAGCCTGCGCCACGCGACGGCGCAGGGCCGGTCGGTGCAGCGGGCGGTCACCGTCACGGTGAGCGCGGGTGGCATCCGTGTGGTGTTCCGTGACGACGGCGCCGGTTTCGATCTGGACCGGGTGCCCGTCGATCGGCTCGGCATTGCGGTCAGCATCCTCGGTCGGATGCGGCAGCTGGCCGGTGGGGCCGGATTCGTGGAATCCCAACCGGGAGAAGGAACTACGGTGACGCTGGTGTGGGGTGGCGATGGCTGA
- a CDS encoding DNA-binding response regulator has product MTCVEGGERAPRRIGLVEDHESVAIGLAAMLAPEPDLDLVLTAGTVSELLAAAVSAASDSATPPVPTTESALDLVVLDLRLADGSSPEDNVHALRDRGIEVLVFTGADNAFLVRAAAKAGVLGVVRKSEDVPTVVAAVRRAASGEQVVTTDWAAAIDGDPQLSDVGLSPRQEEVLTLYASGEKASRVARLTGLSEQTVNDYLGRIRQKYADAGRPAPTKTDLYKRAVEDGWLPVPERQSRA; this is encoded by the coding sequence GTGACCTGTGTCGAAGGTGGCGAGCGTGCGCCGCGACGGATTGGTCTCGTCGAAGACCACGAGTCGGTCGCGATCGGGCTCGCCGCAATGCTGGCACCGGAACCGGATCTCGATCTGGTGCTGACCGCGGGAACCGTGTCGGAACTGCTGGCCGCCGCGGTGAGCGCGGCGTCCGATAGCGCGACACCGCCGGTGCCCACCACAGAGTCCGCGCTGGACTTGGTGGTGCTCGACCTGCGGCTGGCCGACGGGTCCTCGCCCGAGGACAATGTGCATGCACTGCGTGACCGCGGGATCGAGGTCCTGGTGTTCACCGGTGCGGACAACGCCTTTCTGGTGCGCGCGGCCGCGAAGGCCGGCGTGCTCGGCGTCGTGCGCAAGTCCGAGGACGTGCCGACTGTGGTCGCGGCAGTGCGCAGGGCGGCCTCCGGCGAGCAAGTGGTAACCACTGACTGGGCTGCGGCCATCGACGGCGACCCGCAACTGTCCGACGTGGGCTTGAGCCCGCGTCAAGAGGAGGTGCTCACCCTGTATGCCTCCGGCGAGAAAGCCTCCCGGGTGGCGCGGCTGACCGGTCTCTCGGAGCAGACGGTGAACGACTATCTCGGTCGGATCCGGCAGAAGTATGCCGATGCCGGGCGTCCGGCCCCCACCAAAACCGATCTGTACAAGCGGGCGGTGGAGGATGGATGGCTACCGGTTCCCGAGCGGCAATCGCGCGCATGA